GAGAAAACATGGGGCATGTGGGATGTACTAGCTACATTAGTATGTCTTTCGGGAATTGTTATTGCATACAATGCAGATACACAGCTCAACGAATTTGTAACTAGAAACAATACACTTCAACAACTTGGGTCACCTGCCATTCCCACCCTTGAAACGGGATTGTGGCGATACTCACGACATCCGAATTACTTTGGCGAACAGTTATGGTGGTGGGGGTTAGCATTGTTCGGGTGGAACGTAGGTCATGGTTGGACTTTCGTGGGTGCTCTTGTAAATACTTTAACCTTGGCATATGTAACGATACTTGTAGAAAGAAGGATGCTGAAACAAGAAAAAAGAGCTAATGCTTATAAGATGTATCAGAAGACAACGTCGGTCTGGATACCTTGGTTTAAGCTTTCTCCTACGGAAGCTACAAAAGATAAGACTACTTGACATGATCACTTTGCTTTGTATTGTCTTTTGAAGTAAGCGAGTACTCTTTTCTGCGAAAGAATTTGTTTTGGTTATGTTCCCTGCCTTTGTAGAATCTCTCCCTTCTCATGTAATTTGAAGATATTTGTCAATGAAAACAATCTTACAAATTTGGTTTTCCAGTTTATCTATAGGTCTTCTTTTTGTACAATTTCAGAAAGTTAGTCCATCATGTTGGAGCGCTTTATAACTAAGGTTTATTTTGTATTAACGCATGCTTTCGGTTTATCTGCTAAAAACTTGAATTATGATGATCTTAAGAGTGGGGGACTTTACTAGAGGCCATCCACTTGGGAGCATGGAACACAAAATCAGAATTCCAGGTGCAAAGTTTCTTGGTTTTGATAACTCAAAGTATCTCAGTAAAATATCTCCCCCTTTATGACCCGTTACCTCATGGTATGTATAATATGATGGTAAGCAAGCTAAACTACCAATGATACATGGTACAAGTTGGATGCCTACAGAATTTTAGAGTTTTTGTCAATATATCTTTGGCTTAATGTTTGGAGCTTCTGAACTGTCTGCCTAACTTCAAAAGAAAGTGGCTATGAGATGCAATGTTAAGGACGTGTGAGGCTGTCAGTGACTTAATTATGGAACAATACCTGAACTTTGGGCTTATTTTGCTTATGCAGATTCTCAAAAATGACACACCATATGCATTCCAAACTTGGTGATCCAAACGGACATGTTACTCAAATGATGCAAACCCTTGTAGTTGacaaaagttggttgaagaacCCGAACTGAAGATACATGTTCGTCATCCTTATTCTGGCCATCCAGGTAAGTTCTATTAAGGGTGCTAATCTCCTCCCATAAAATTGAAGTGAATTGAATTTAGTCTCTTGTGATTAATGATCTGGATGTATTTCATCGTTTTTGAGAACAAGGGAAAGCTCCCGATTATATTTTCCCTATAATGTTGCTTTTCAGAAAATTTGTTTTCACCTGCTGATTACAATTCCAGAAACAGGATAAATACCTGAGAAGAAGGAAAGGTCcctttttgtgaaaataccaGGTTTGTGTTTGTTGCAGCGATTATAGTAACTGCACACCTCATTAACTACGTTTATATTTTTTGGAGTTCCTGTTCCAAGTGCTTCCTTAAACATTGCATatatttcttctctctttttaatGCCAACCTTTGAGCTTACAGTCGTAACTTACGAAAAatttctatcttgaattaaaaaaTATCTGTCTGTTAAAAATCTATTTATGGGTACAATGACACTATATTCAGCAAATCTGCAACGGCCTTGTTATTTTTCTGGTAAAAGGGCAAGAATTATAAAATAATGGGAACTGAAGTAGAATACAATATAGAAACTTAAATAGCAGCTGAATCGTTTTAGCATGAAGATCTTGCTACATAAACATTTCAATCATATCTGAGTAGTAGAGTACATGCATTATTTCTATTTCTTGCAAATCCTTTACATTACAGACTCTTTATTTTGTTAGTTTTGAGAGAATGAAATTATCAAGCAACAACTAGAGGTGCATCATCTTTCTTCTCCTCGACGACCACAGCTTCGGATTCAACTGTCTCGTCTGAAGTCACCTCAGCTACTACTGGTTTTTGTTCATCCTCTGCGGTTTCATTAACAGCCTCaactttgagttcttcatctttcttctcatCTGATGGAACAGTAATCTCAGAAACAAGATCCTTGATAGCATCCTTGGGTTCTTCAGTTTCAACCTCTGGTTCCTTAGTTGGCTCTGAAAGATCTACCAATGGTTCTTCCTTTTGAACTTCATCTCCGGTCTTTTTCTCCTGCATTCATGAAAGAAAACGTTATCTCTGAAGACACCGAAACGTAACTTTCAAGTAAAAGAGTAAAACCTTTAAGACAACAAGATTTACCATACTGCAAGTTTTATACAGTAATGGCTATTTCAATACGGGGTTTTACCTCGGCAGGGGTTTCAACCTCGACATCTTTAATGGCTGGCTCAGAAACGACGTTTTCTCCAGGAAGGGTAGCTGGAGCGGAGTTCAAATCCTTGGGTCTGCTTGCACAACCTCCCATCGTAATATTTCTTTACTTCAAATTCTGCGATGTGGAGGCTGCTTTGCGAAACCGAATAGATCAACAAAGGTAGAAACTAGGAAAGTTAAATAACTCTTTGGGGCTGGGAATGAACGAGGAAATTAGAGAGGTTTGCAAGGTGATTATATAAAGAGATTTTGAGAAAAATTAGGTGTATGTGCTTGGTGCGTAGTTGAAAATAGAACTTGTGGCAAGAAATCTACAAGACTTTTCTCCGTGCCCTATATTTAGTTGTCTCTATGTTTGGAGTTAGTTGTGCTTTCTTAACTTCATTTGGTGGAAATTTAGAAAACCGTTTGGGAGATTGGCTATTTTCAGAAGTTGATAGCTAATTACAAGATGGATACCTAGGAAAAAAATGCAATGTGTGTCATGTCATTTGTAGGTGTAAAAAGTTACACCACTACATCCAACAATGAATATGAAATGATAGTAATGTAAGCAAATAAGAGACTCATAAGAACACAGGACATACGTGGTTCAGCATGATTACATACGTCTagggggtgaaaggatgattttATTACTTTATTCAAGTTTACAAGGAATAATGCTCTCCACAATACTCTATCTCTCCTCTTACTCACTCACAGATTACCTGCCTCTTCTCAATACAGCAAGTATGTATGTATAGGCTAACATGCTCAAACAATGAAGTCATAGTGTAAGTCACATTCTATCTTCTTCGATGATGTTGTCGGGTGATTGGTACTGCCTTCCCCGATACTTATTGCCTGGTCTCACATCACCCCGATGAGCATGCTTCCCGATATGTTTCTTCCCGATTTTGACGGCCTAATATTCTTTAACCCGACGTCGCCGTTCCTCCCGACCCGAATCGGCTATCCTTAGTTCCTGGCCCCCACTTTGACTAGATTCTTATGCTATTCCCACCTGCTTTGTCAGTGTATTTAATGCCTTGATTCCCGATACACATCTCTCAATCACATCCGATTCTTCACTTTACACGTGCTCGTCTCACATGTGCTTGGTAGATATATCTTTTCTTGATCCCGTGTTATAGAAGATGATTCGGTGTTTCACTCTGCTCTGTCTCTGGTGGGTCGGCGTCCGAGATTATGCCACGTACACTTGCTAGTTATTTGCTACTAATTTATGCCCCTACTTCCGCTTGTGTGCTCGGCACGAGGGGAAGAAACTGCTTCGCCTTCCACGGTTCTTGCCATGCCGTGTATTCCGCTCTGTTGTCTCCCATTATCTCCCCCTTTATGACCCGTTACCTCCTCCGCCGGTTGTAACTGCCTGAGTTATAAATGCGAGTGATAAACCCTTGGGTTTTCATTCTTCCGTTTTATCCTTCTCTCTTTACTTAAGAACCAACATTCTCTGCAACTCCGCCTCTGCAActctacttgattctctgttaTTCTTTTAATCTTCTT
The nucleotide sequence above comes from Papaver somniferum cultivar HN1 chromosome 8, ASM357369v1, whole genome shotgun sequence. Encoded proteins:
- the LOC113302381 gene encoding uncharacterized protein LOC113302381; this translates as MGGCASRPKDLNSAPATLPGENVVSEPAIKDVEVETPAEEKKTGDEVQKEEPLVDLSEPTKEPEVETEEPKDAIKDLVSEITVPSDEKKDEELKVEAVNETAEDEQKPVVAEVTSDETVESEAVVVEEKKDDAPLVVA